One genomic window of Medicago truncatula cultivar Jemalong A17 chromosome 1, MtrunA17r5.0-ANR, whole genome shotgun sequence includes the following:
- the LOC25484574 gene encoding glucan endo-1,3-beta-glucosidase 11, whose amino-acid sequence MDHPTFQHRYCNFIIIISIFITGLTTKTDSIGINYGQIANNLPSPENVVTLIKCIGATKVKLYDADPKVLKAFANTGIEFMVGLGNEYLSKMKDPKQAQAWIKTNIQPYLPSTKITSIFVGNEVLTFNDSSLTSSLLPAMQSVHTALIVLGLHKQITVTTTHSLAILQNSYPPSSGTFRSDIAPCIASILSFQSKTGSPFLINAYPYFAYKDNPKQISLDYVLFQPNQGMVDPKTNLHYDNMLFAQIDAVYSALGALGYDKMPVHISETGWPSKGDGDEVGANVENARKYNGNVIKLSSKKGTPLRPEVDLNIYVFALFNENLKPGPTSERNYGLFKPDGNPVYNLGFSLSSSSSSSSSSSNPPSNDGGNNGSTGSGSAPPHPPTSSSGYLAISEATSLDRYHMLGLSLSFLLPLLMILKC is encoded by the exons ATGGATCATCCTACATTCCAGCACCGCTATTGCAacttcatcatcattattagCATTTTCATTACCG GActaacaacaaaaacagacTCAATCGGAATAAACTATGGTCAAATAGCAAACAACCTACCATCACCAGAAAACGTAGTAACCCTAATAAAATGCATTGGAGCAACAAAAGTAAAACTCTACGACGCAGATCCAAAAGTTCTCAAAGCTTTCGCCAACACTGGTATAGAATTCATGGTAGGGCTTGGAAATGAATATCTCTCCAAAATGAAAGACCCTAAACAAGCTCAAGCATGGATCAAAACAAATATCCAACCCTACCTCCCTTCCACAAAAATCACTTCCATCTTTGTAGGAAATGAAGTTCTCACTTTCAACGACTCTTCTTTAACATCTTCTCTTTTACCAGCAATGCAAAGTGTTCACACTGCACTCATAGTTCTTGGACTCCATAAACAAATCACTGTCACAACAACTCATTCATTAGCTATACTTCAAAATTCTTATCCACCTTCTTCCGGAACTTTTCGTTCTGATATAGCTCCATGCATTGCATCAATCTTAAGCTTTCAATCCAAAACTGGTTCACCTTTCTTGATAAACGCTTATCCTTACTTTGCTTATAAGGATAACCCTAAGCAAATATCCTTAGATTATGTTTTGTTTCAACCAAACCAAGGAATGGTTGATCCAAAAACAAACCTGCATTATGATAACATGCTGTTTGCGCAGATCGACGCTGTTTATTCTGCGCTTGGAGCGTTAGGTTACGATAAAATGCCGGTGCATATTTCTGAAACAGGTTGGCCTTCTAAAGGAGATGGAGATGAGGTTGGTGCTAATGTTGAAAATGCGAGAAAGTATAATGGGAATGTGATAAAGTTGAGTAGTAAGAAAGGAACACCGTTGAGACCTGAAGTtgatttgaatatttatgtttttgcactttttaatgagaatttgaaaCCTGGTCCAACTTCTGAGAGGAATTATGGATTGTTTAAGCCTGATGGGAATCCTGTTTATAATCTTGGATTCTCgctgtcttcatcttcttcttcgtcttcttcgAGTTCGAATCCTCCTTCAAATGATGGTGGTAATAATGGGAGTACTGGATCTGGTAGTGCTCCACCGCATCCTCCAACTTCTTCCTCCGGTTATTTGGCCATTTCTGAAGCTACTTCACTG GATAGATACCATATGCTTGGCCTTTCTTTATCCTTTCTTCTACCattattgatgattttgaagtgtTGA